The Anaerolineales bacterium region ATCCAACTTCTACGTGGATGTTACCGTCAGCGGATACACGCTGGCTGTGTACGATTTCTTCGCCAATTATTGCGATGCCGTTTGGAGAAGCGAAACAAAGAACCTCGGTTGCCCCGGCACAGAAGGCGACAACAGAGGCTTCGTCCGCGCGCTGAACTCGCCAAAAATGGAGGACGGCGTCTCACGCGGCGACGCGCTGCTTACCTATCCCAATAAATCTGGAACGGGTTTTATCACCGGTAAATTCCCTAATTTCAATGTGAAGAACGGCGATCGTTTCCAGGCTTTGATCGGATGTCAGCGCGGCGCCACCGATTGTAATGTGATCTTCCGCCTGCAATATCAGATCGGGAACGGCGATGTAAAAACGCTCGCCCAATGGCAGGAGGTCTACGAAGGGTTGTACTATCCCGTCAGCGTTGACCTGAGCGCGCTGCGCGGTGAAAAGGTCAAATTTATCTTGACCGTCCTCGCGAACGGCACATCGCATGACGACTTCGCAATGTGGGTATACCCACGCATCACGCGGCAAAGTTCCGACCCCGCCACTTCGACGTTCACCCCGACTCCTTCGCAGACGCTAACTGTCACGCCCACTTCGACCGTCACATCCACCCCATCGGAGACTCCCACTGTCACCGTAACGCCGACGGCTACCGAAACGCCCACCGAAACGCCTACTGCAACGCCGTAACCCATAAAAACAATTGCGATATAATGATGCTGGAAGCGGCAACGATAAAACGATGTCGCTTCCAGCACACTCGTTTGACGGTTTTTCTCGGAGGTATTCACATGCGTGTTCGAAACACTTTTGGGCGTGCCGCGCCCATCCTGCTCGGTATCAGTTTGATCCTTGCAGGCTGTAATTTTGGCGCAACGCCCGTTCCTACACAAGATCTCAATGCGATCAACACTTCGATCGTAGGCACTACGGTCGCGCAACTCTCCAGCCAGATGACCGGCACCGCGCTGGCTCTTCCTACATCAACGCCTGAACCGACCAATACGATTGCATCCATCGCCACAATCGCGCTAACCGCCAACAGCGCCTCCCCCACAGGCGGGATTCCCACAATTTCGTTTAATGCCACGCCGCTTCCGGGTTTTACTCCTCTCGCCTCTCCTACCCAGGCCGGCGCAACCGCCGCCCTCGGAGACGAATGCAGCAATAGCGTTTTCGAAGGGGATATCACCATTCCAGATGGATCTGTCTTGAAACCCGGACAAGATTTTACAAAGATATGGGCAATTCGGAATACTGGTTCATGCGCATGGGATGAGGGCTTTGCGCTTGTGTTTATTGGTGGAGACACGGCGATAGACCCTTACAATTATGAATTTAAGAAGACCAAAGATATAGTTTTAAGCGGAGAAGGTCTTAACATTGCCATTAAATTGACCGCACCGCTCGCGCCCGGCGATTATCAAGGACACTGGCGCATGCGCAACGACAAGGGCTATTATTTCGGCACGATCCTCTCGGTGTACTTCACCGTTAAAAAATAACTCTGCAATGAAAAGAGATGCTATGAAACGCAAAATCATCTTCACCTCCTTTCTGGTAATCCTCCTACTCGCGGCGTGTGGCGGACAAGCCACCCCCGCCGAACCAACGCCAGATGTAGCGGCAGTGCGCACATCCGCGGCAAGCACCGTCGTCTCTCAATTTACGTTGACGGCGGCAGTTTTCACACCGACCGTACAAGCCGCCACCGAAACGCCCGAAGCGGAAGAGACGGTCGCGGCGACACAAGAGCCGTCGTCAGAATCCACAGCCGCATCTGGCACAGAAGAGGGACTCTGCGATCTGCTTTCCTATGATCCAGCTACTATTGATGTGAACATCCCCGATAACACCCTGATGACCCCCGGACAGGAATTTATAAAAACCTGGCGGGTGAAGAACGCCGGCACATGCCCTTGGGGCGCCGGCTACGCGCTGACCTTTACCGGCACCGGCGACAAGATGGCCGGTCAATTCATCGCCTTCACCGAGGTCATTCAGCCGGGACAAGAAGTGGAAGTTTCGATTCAGTTCAAAGCGCCGAGCGCTGTCGGGCAATATGTCAGCACGTGGACAATGACAAATCCCAAAAATGTTACCTTCCCTGAAGCCATCTACGTAAAGATCATCGTGCAATAACTCGTGACGCAAGACCTAAAACAGATCATACAACACAAAGCGCGCCAGCTGGGATTCGTCCTCGCTGGCGTGACTCTTCCTGAGCCTCCTCCGCATTTCTCCACATTCGAACAATGGCTCGCGCAAGGTCACCATGGCAACATGAATTACCTCGCCACCGAAAACGCCCGCACGCGACGCGCCGACCCCAAACAAATCCTCCCCGAATGTAAATCCATTTTAGTTTTGGCGACCGCATACCCCTCTCCCTCAGGGAGAGGGCAGGGTGAGGGTGAAATACAAATCGCCTCCTACGCGCGCGGCGAAGATTATCACAACATCCTCCCCCCGCGCATGGAAGAACTCGTTCAATTCATCGAGCGTCAAGTCGAACGTCCGATAAAGAACCGCTACTACACAGACACTGGTCCCATCCTCGAGCGCGACCTCGCCCAGCGCGCCGGCATCGGCTGGATCGGAAAAAATTCCTGCCTCATCAACCCCAAACAAGGCTCGTACTTTTTCATCTCCGAAATTTTTCTCGATCTCGAACTCGAACCCGACCCGCCGTTCGTCACCGACCATTGCGGCACATGCACACGCTGCATCACCGCCTGCCCCACCGATTGCATTTTGCCAAACCGCACCCTCGACGCGACCCGATGCATCTCCTATCTCACCATCGAACTCAAAGACGACATCCCAATCGAACTGCGCGACAAAATCGGCAACTGGGTTTTTGGATGCGACATCTGCCAGATGGTCTGCCCGTGGAATCGATTCGCGCCCGCAGGCGATTCTGCTTTTGTGGATGACGAACCGCTTCCCTCTCCAACGGGCGAGCTGACTCTCACTCCTGAGGCTTTTAATCGCCGCTTCAAGCGGACTCCCATCTCGCGCGCCAAGCGACGCGGCTACCTGCGAAACATCGCCGTCGCCCTCGGCAACACCGCCGACATGCACGCCCTCCCCGTCCTCCAAACCGCCCTCAACCACGACGAGCCAATGGTACGCGAACACGCGCATTGGGCGATTGAACAAATTAACAAAAGAGAATCCTCCAATCTCTAGTCTCTAATCTCCAGTCTCAATTCTCTACTCCTTCAATTCTCAAATTACCAATTACTACTTACGGTTTTCTTATGCCCCTCCTCCTCGCCACCAACAACCAAGACAAGATCGAAGAACTCCAAGACCTGTTGAAAGATACAGGCTTCGAACTCGTCACGCCCGCAGACCTCAACCTCGAACTCGAAGTGACCGAAGACGGACTCACCTACGCCGAGAACGCGGCGAAGAAAGCCGTCGCCTTTGCAAAAACCAGCGGACTACTCTCCCTCGCCGACGACTCCGGCTTGGAAGTGGACGCCCTCAATGGCGCACCCGGCTTATACTCCGCCCGCTACGGCTCGACAAATGGCAAAAAACTCACCTACGCCGAACGCCGCGCCTTCCTCATCAATAACCTGCAACCTTTCCCCCGCCCCTGGACCGCGCGCTTCAAAGCCACGATCGCGATCGCTGACACCAATTACAAATTACAAATTACCGAAGGCGTCTGCGAAGGCGAAATCATCCCCGAAGAACGCGGCGCGGGCGGATTTGGCTATGACCCCATCTTCCTCTTCCCCGAACTCGGCAAAACAATGGCAGAACTCTCCATGGACGAAAAAAACCGCCTCAGCCACAGGGCAAAGGCGGTGATGAAAGCAAAAGAGGCGTTGAAATCGTTGCTGGTCAGTTAAGCTGAGACGAAGCAGAATTACTTTGATTCACCACTTAACTCCCTCACCCTCGGATGTCCCGCATACACCCCGCGATACCTCTCCGGTAAAAGCGCCGCGATCTGGCACATGATCTCTTCGGTGGCATTTCTCAACGCGGCATCGCGGTCTTTGTTGGGAAGCGGAGGAACAATGAACGGCTTGCCGCCGGTCAACGTGATGGACGACTTTCTGAAGTGTTTCAAGTTATCGAGGACAACCTTATCCTCCGTCCCCGTGATTCCCACCGGAGTGACCGGGAACCCCGAACGCGCCGCAAGGTAAGCGACGCCCGGCTTCCCTTCGATCAACGAACCGACGCGCGAGCGCGTCCCTTCGGGGGCGATGATCAGGCACTTGCCGTCCTCCATCAGCGCGATCATTTTGCGAATCGCTTTCAGGTCCGGGTTGAAGCGGTCTACGAACAATAAATTGAGGGGTTTGCTCAGCGCCCGAATCCACCAGATTTTTTCCCATTTTTCGGCGACCGGGATGAACAGGTCGGTGCGGTCGATCGCGTAATACACCAACACAATATCGAGGAAGCCGAGGTGGTTCGCGGCAAGGATCATGCCGCCGGTGGGCGGCGCGTTCTCCCTGCCGTGAATTTCGACGCGGGCGATGAGTCGGATCAAAACGCGGATTACGAATCGAAGGATGCGAAGCGTCATGGCTGGTTGAGCAGTTCCTTTAAACGGGGATGATCTGCGTAAAAACCGCGATATTTTTCGGGCAACATGGCCGCGATACGGCACATGAGATCGTCGGTGGCTTCTCGCAACGCCTGTTCGCGTCCGACTCCCTTTGGAATTTCGATCTTGTACGGTTGACCCACGTGCACCACGATTCTTGACCGGCGCAACCGTTTCAGGTTTTCAACAATCAGGCGGTCTTCGGTGCCGGTCACCGCGACAGGTACGACCGGGAATCCGCTTTTGCTGGCGAGGAACGCTACGCCGAGTTTCGCCTCCTGCAGGGCTTCGGTCTTCGAGCGCGTCCCTTCCGGCGCGATGACAAGCAACCCGCCTTCTTTTGTGCGCGCCAAAATTTCACGCAGCGCGGAAAAATCGGCTTCAAAGCGATTGAGCCAGATGGCATTGGTGGCGCGCCCGATCGGACCGAACAGCCAATGGTTCTTGTATTTCTCAGCCACCGGCATGATGATATCCTCGCGGTCTAGAACTGCCAGCAACACGGCAGTATCCAGCCGACCAAGATGGTTTGCCGCGCCGATCAGGTTCCCTTCGGGGATATTTTCCATCCCGTAGACTTTGATATCGGCGATCAGTTTCATCAACAAACGGATAAAGGAACGAACAATTCGGAATGTCATGCGCCCATTGTACAACAGTTGGCGCGGCAGTTGAACAGCCGCGCCAACATAATAAACTTTATCCGAAATTAAATTAGGACGCTCATTCACACTGACAAATACAGATTTTTCTTCTTGAATCAGCGATCAGCGTTCACACCGCACTTGCGTTCGGTGCAAGTGTCTGGGTTCCCAAGTCTAATAAAAAAAACGGGCGGCATTGCCGCCCGCCCTATGAAGGAAGATAGTATATTGAAGTTATCGCCACAAGTAGTCGTCTGAGCCTTTACGGTGCGTCTCCGAACCGTATTTCTCGAACATGCGCTGGAAGACGACCATATCGCTGGGCGCGATGTTGATGATCTCAAAGCCCACGTTATAGGTGTTGGGGTCAACATAATCGGGATGCGACCACTTGCTGCGGGCGATGAACACCATCGCGGTTTGGTCTGCCGAAATATCGGGCGTGAGATCAATGTGCATCCGAAAATCTTGTCCCGGCGCGATGTTCTTCGGCGCATCCAATTTGAACCCGCCTGAACTGATATCGGAGAGATAGCCAATAACCTGTTTCGTCGCTTCGTCCTTCACCGGCATGTAGTAGGTGAATTCACGACGACCGAGTTTTCGTTTATCTGCCATACTGCCTCCTGACATGAACAAGTATATAACAAACGGCAAAATATTTCAAAACAAAAAACGGGTTTTCGACATGAAATTTGTCATTCCGCTTTGAGGATGTGCGTGAGGATGGTCGCGCCCGAGCCGCCGATGTTCTGCGCCATGCCGACTCTCGCCCCATCCACTTGGGTCGCGCCACACTCGCCGCGTAATTGCTGGACAATTTCCACGATTTGATAGATTCCCGTCGCCCCAACCGGATGCCCCCGTGCTTTTAGCCCGCCCCTCGTGCAGACGGGTCTTTCTCCCTTCGGGCTGATTCGCCCATCCAAGCCGAGTCGCACCCCCTGCCCTCGCTCCGAAAAGCCGCACGCTTCGAGCGACAGCGCCGCCATGATCGAGAACGCGTCGTGCAGTTCGAACACGTCAATGTCCTCGGGCGAGACGTTCGCCATTTCATACGCGCGCTTCGACGATTCATACGCGGCGGATAAAAACAGCGGGTCTTTGCGCGAGTGGACAGCGATTGTATCCGTTGCGGAGGCGGAACCAGCGATGACGATGCGCGGTTTGCCGCTCAACGAGGCGACCTTTTCGGCTGGGACGATCACAACTGCCGCCGCGCCGTCGCCTGTTGGAGAGGCGTCGAGCAAGTTGATCGGTGTGGCGACCATCGCCGACTTCTCGAATTTTTCGACGGTGATTTTCTCGTGCAATCGCGCAAATGGATTATGCATCGCGTTGGCGTGCGCGTTGATCGAAAACGGCGCAAAGTCCTCATGTTTCCAGCCGAACTCGTGCATGTAGCGACGCATGATCAGCGCGTTCAACCCAACGAAGGAAATGCCTTGCTCCAACTCGTAGTCCGCGTCGGCGGCGGTGGCAAGCGCGGAGGTGACATCGTGCCCGGCTTTGTCGGTCATCTTTTCGACGCCGACCACAAGCGCCGAGTCAATGTCGCCTGCCGCGACAGCCATAAGGGCAGAGCGAAGCGCCGCCGCGCCCGAAGCGCACGCGGCTTCCAGTCTCACCGCTTCCTGTTTCCACAGCCCGATCCAATCCGCGAAGAACGCGCCGAGTTGGTTCTGCCCGCTGACGGTGGACGAGAGCATGTTGCCGACGAAGAGCGAGTCGACGTTGTCCACGCCTGCATTTTGCATGGCGGCGAAGGCGGCTTCACCGCCGATCTCGCGCAGGGATTTGTCCCAATGTTCGCCGATTTGTGTCTGTCCGATTCCCAAAATTGCCACTGGTCGCATGTTTGCCTCAGATGATTTATACTGGCGTTGAGGGTGCGTCGCACTTCCAGAAGCGGATTTGATTCCATCGTGTGGTGCGACGCACTGAATAACGCGAGACGATAATTGTAATCGGAGCGACTCTCACTTGCTATCAAAAATGACGCGGGCGGCTTGGAGCCAGAACTTATTGCTTTCGCTGGAGCGCTTTGGCGAGGAGGGACAAAACGCCGCGTCGTTCTTGCGAAAGCGAAAGACGTACATCGGCTTTTGGAAAGCGCGGAAGAACGTCGGCGCGTTTTGGACGCCGTTGAAGACGATCCATCTCAACACGGTGTATTATTCGCTTGCGACAAATCCCGCCGACCCGAATCTGTTGACGATATTAATTCATGAAATAAAGCATCTACAACAAGGAATCGTCACCGCGCTTTCGGTGTACGGCGAGTTGGAGGCGTGGCAGTTGCAGTTCAGGTTGTATCACCAGAAGACGAATGTGAAGATGCATCCCGCCATCGAGAAGTTGTTGTCGCTTCCGTTCGGCTGGGACCGTGAGGTTTTGATGCAGGCGCGCACGTTGATGCAGGATTTCGCAGGCAAAGGCTATCGCGTCGATCTGCTTCCGCTGTATCCGCTGGGGAAGGAAATTCGATTCCGTCTTTTTGGAAAACAACCGTGATGCACAAATTTGAGTTGTAGGGCGGGATGCCATCCCGCTCCACGAAGTCTATCAGTTATTTTTGAGGTAAGCTTTGGAAGTTTCCGATGAATTCTCGCACTGACATTCTTTCACTGTTGAACGGAAATAAACTTTCGGCGCCTCCCGCGTTCAGCGGGTTGATTCACGTCACGGAGAAGGGATTGGCAAGCGAAGGGTTAACTTTGCGCGAAGTCCATCACGACGCGGGGAAGATAGCGCGCGCCGCGGCGAGTACGTTCAAGTCCACGGGGATACCGTCGGCGACGTTGCCGTTGGATTTGTGTTTGCCTGCCGAGTTGTTGGGCGCGGAGTTGGATTTCGCGAGCGAGGGGTTTCCGCAGGTGAAGAAGGCGGTGTTTGATTCGGTTAAAGATTTAGCCACAGAGAGCACAGAGAATTTGAGAATTGGGAGAATTGCGGGTGAGAGACTGGAGACTGAGAGATTAGAGACTGGGAGGCTGGGGATTGGTCTTGAGGCGATTCGGTTGGTGAAACAGGATATTGGCGCGGAGGTTGTGATTTCGGGGATGATACCGGGTCCGTATACGTTGCTGTTGTATTTGTGCAACCCGAAGAATTTGTTTATCGAGATGAAGCGGGAGCCACAGGCTGTCCTCGATGCGCTCTTTCATCTCTCCTCTTTCCTCGCAAGGATTGGCAATGCCTGCCGCGAGGCTGGCGCAGACTTTATCACGATCCACGATATGGGCGGGTCGCCCGGGTTCATCGGACCGGCGAAGTATGAGCAGTTTGTCTTGCCGTCGGAGAAGGATTTGATAGAGAGGTTGCCGAGTCCGCGTGTGTTGTCGGTGTGCGGCAATGTGAGCAAGTCGCTGGGGTTGTTGAACCAGACCGGGGCGGAGGCGATCTCGCTCGATCAGACGGTGAATCTCGCCGAGGCGCGCGCCGCGTTGACCGATGCGATGCTGTTCGGGAATCTCGATCCTGTTGCGCTGTTGTCGAAGGGCGAAGAGGCTGAGGTGGGCGAGGCAGTTCAAAGGTCGAAAGAAGCGGGCGTGGACGCCGTCTGGCCTGGCTGTGATCTGGTCCCGTCCACGCCGCTTGGGAATATCCGTGCGATGGTCGAGGGTGCGTCGCACTTATAAAGGCGGGTCAAGTCTGAAAGGGAGGTTTGTCCGACTGTGCGGATGCGCCTGTCTGTGTGGTGCGACGCACTGCCAAATTCTCCATTGACTTTCATTTTGGCGGGTTGTATCATCCAGACGTTGTCGGACCGTTGGCTGAGGAGTAGATGGAATGGCGCGGAAGTTGTCGGCGAAAAAGGCGACGAAGCCAAAGGGCGGAAGCAAGCCTGCGAGACAGGCTGTGAAGGCTGTTAAATCAAGACTAGCCAAGGCGCGGCGAACGGACGCGAGACAAACTATCGAACAACAGCTCGCCCAGCGCGTGGCTGAACTTGCCATCATCAACAGCGTGCAGGAGGGACTTGCTTCCAAGCTGGATATTCAAGGTATTTATGATCTTGTTGGTGACAAGTTATATGAAATTTTCAAGCCTGATATTCTGTATATCGCCATTTACCACCCGGAAAAAAATACAACTTCCTTCCCCTACGCAATTGCGCGGGGCAACAAGAGCAGCCTGTCCGAGTTGGAGGTTGGCGGGTTTTCGGGTGAAGCGATTCGCAAGCGCCAAACGATTGTTATCAGTGAAGATATTGAAAGCCGCAGTGTAGAGGTCAATTCGTATAAAATGGCGGGCGATGAAGATCCTCAATCGATGGTGTACGTTCCGATCATCGCAGGTGAAAATGTATTAGGGATTGTATCAATCCAATCGTATGAAAGCGGATATATCTTTCCTGAATCAGATATACGCTTGTTAGAAACACTCACCAACAGCATGAGTGTGGCGCTGCAAAACGCGCAGTCGTTCAAAGCCGAGCAGGAGCGCGTCGCCGAGTTGCAGATCATCAACTCCATCGGGCAAATCATTACAGGAGAGCTCGATCTGAATACCCTGATCGAACGTGTTGGCGATAAGTTGCGAAAAGTGTTCAACGTTGGGAATTTTCGTATTGCTGTTATTGATGAAAAAACGGGTTTGATGATCTCGCCATACGTATATCGTCATGGCAAGCGAGTCGAATTTGAGGATAACTGGCAGGTGAAGGCTGAGAGATACAAGCTTGCGATGAGAGCTTCAGCGAGAACTGGTCTCAAAACATGGGTGGTAAATACTAATGCCGAAAAAAGCTGGAGAAAATTTGCAACCGTGGTTGATAATGAGGATGTGCCGAAATCCTTTGTGATGCTCCCTCTATTGGCAGGTGGAGAAGTGATCGGCGGCATCACGATTCCGAATTACGAAAAGGAAAACGCGTTCACTGATTTTTCAATCGGTATGCTTGAAACCATTGCATCCAACATGGGCACAGCCATTCAAAACGTGCGTCTCTTCGATGAGACTCAGCGCCTCTTCAAAGCCGAGCAGGAACGCGTGGCGGAGTTGCAGATCATCAACTCCATTCAGCAGGGACTTGCTTCCAAGCTTGATTTTCAATCTATTATTGATTTGGTTGGGGAAAAGGTGCGTGAGACGACCAAAGCAAAAAGCGTGTTTATTGCTTTATATGATAAACGAACTGATATTATAGTTTGGCCCTATTGGGTAACTCTTGGTGAACGGGTTGAGAATCCTTCTGAACTGTTCAGTGAAAGAAAATCCATTACCCGCCGCATTTTATTTGCAACTGAACCTGTCAATCTTGGCACTCAAGAAGAGATATTAGCTCACGATGCCGTTCCTCCAGAAGGGATGGATGTGGGCAAGTCATTTTTAGGAGTGCCATTTTCTGTGGGTGATGTCCTGATGGGAGCGCTTAGCATCCACGACCCAAACACTGAACACGCTTTCAATGAATCTGATGCAAGACTCTTACAAACATTAGCCAATTCCATGAGTGTTGCACTTGAAAATGCCCGTCTATTTAATGAAACGCAACGACTCTTCAAAGCCGAGCAGGAGCGCGTCGCCGAGTTGCAGATCATCAACTCCATCCAGCAGGGACTCGCCGCTGAGTTGGACTTCCAAGCCATTGTGGATCTGGTCGGGGACAAGATTAGGGAAATTTTCAACGCGCAAGTAGTGGTTTTAGCAACATTCGACTTTTCAAAGAATTTGATGTATCGCCATTACGTGATCGAAAAGGGACAGCGGTTGTATATTGAGCCGCGTCCTATTCCCAACGGATGGATGGATGTCGTTGAAAAACGTCAGACTCTTCTCGTAAACACAAATTTCAAGGGTTGGTTGGAAGAACGAAAGTCATTCGAGGTTCCAGAGAACGAAATGCCAAAATCCGTTCTCTCGGTTCCGCTGATCGTGAGCACTCTTTACGGAGCGATCAGCCTGCAAAACCTCGACGTTGAGAATGCGTTCAGCGACTCGGATGTGCGTCTGCTCGAAACCCTCGCAAACTCATTGAGTGTGGCTCTGCAAAACGCGCAATCGTTCAAAGCCGAGCAGGAACGCGTCGCCGAGTTGCAGATCATCAACTCTATCCAGCAGGCGCTGGCGTCCAAGTTGGATATACAAGGTATTTATGATCTAATCGGCGATAAGCTTCGCGACATTTTCGATGCGCAAGTGGTGGATATCGGGCTTTATGATCGCGAAGAAAATTTGATTAGATTTCGATACAGCATCGAACGCGGCGTGCGCTATCCAATTGAATCCATCCCATTAATCGGCTATCGAAAGCATGTTATCGAGACCCACCAATATTTACTGATTCATCAAGCCACGGATGAAACCGACGCCAGGTATGGAAATCCAAGAGTTATTACAGGTGAGCCATCCAAGTCGCTATTGTTTGTTCCCATGCTCGTTGGTGCTGAAGTCAAGGGAGTTATCTCGCTACAAAACCTTGACCGTGAACACGCATTCAGCGAATCGGATGTGCGCCTTCTGCAAACGCTTGTCAACAGCATGAGTGTCGCCCTCGAGAATGTCCGTCTCTTCGATGAAACGCAACGTCTCTTAAAAGTCACCGAAGAGCGCAATGCGGAACTCGCCATTATCAACAGCGTGCAGGAGGGTCTTGCTTCCAAACTGGACATCCAAGCGATCTACGATCTAGTCGGCGACAAGATCCGACAGATTTTCGACGATGTGCCAGGCGTTTTAATCTTTACATACAATCGTCAAGAGCAAATGGCTCAGGTCCGTTATGGAATGCAAGAGATTCGCAGCTACGACCTCTCGAAGATAAAGGATAAGAGATTCTTTGAATATTTTGACGAGACGAAACAAACTCTCTTGATCAATCAAAACCTGACGGAGGCGTCTGCCAGATACGGCATTTATGATTTGGATGAGTATAGTAACGAGACAGCCCAGACCTATGCTTCTGGAGGCTCGGCGCTTTTTGTGCCGCTTCTCGTAGGCTCGGAGGTCAAGGGATTCTTTTCCTTGCAGGATTCGAAACGCGAGAGTGTTTTCAGCGAATCGGATGTGCGCCTGCTCGAAACTCTTGCGAACTCAATGAGCGTCGCGCTCGAGAACGCGCGTCTCTTCGACGAGACCCAACGTCTGCTCAAGGAGACCGAGGAACGCAATGCCGAACTGGCGATCATCAACAGCGTGCAACAAGCCTTGGCTGCAAAGCTGGATATGCAAGGCATCTACACCACTGT contains the following coding sequences:
- the rdgB gene encoding RdgB/HAM1 family non-canonical purine NTP pyrophosphatase, with the protein product MPLLLATNNQDKIEELQDLLKDTGFELVTPADLNLELEVTEDGLTYAENAAKKAVAFAKTSGLLSLADDSGLEVDALNGAPGLYSARYGSTNGKKLTYAERRAFLINNLQPFPRPWTARFKATIAIADTNYKLQITEGVCEGEIIPEERGAGGFGYDPIFLFPELGKTMAELSMDEKNRLSHRAKAVMKAKEALKSLLVS
- a CDS encoding NBR1-Ig-like domain-containing protein → MMLEAATIKRCRFQHTRLTVFLGGIHMRVRNTFGRAAPILLGISLILAGCNFGATPVPTQDLNAINTSIVGTTVAQLSSQMTGTALALPTSTPEPTNTIASIATIALTANSASPTGGIPTISFNATPLPGFTPLASPTQAGATAALGDECSNSVFEGDITIPDGSVLKPGQDFTKIWAIRNTGSCAWDEGFALVFIGGDTAIDPYNYEFKKTKDIVLSGEGLNIAIKLTAPLAPGDYQGHWRMRNDKGYYFGTILSVYFTVKK
- a CDS encoding PilZ domain-containing protein, whose protein sequence is MADKRKLGRREFTYYMPVKDEATKQVIGYLSDISSGGFKLDAPKNIAPGQDFRMHIDLTPDISADQTAMVFIARSKWSHPDYVDPNTYNVGFEIINIAPSDMVVFQRMFEKYGSETHRKGSDDYLWR
- a CDS encoding NBR1-Ig-like domain-containing protein, which produces MKRKIIFTSFLVILLLAACGGQATPAEPTPDVAAVRTSAASTVVSQFTLTAAVFTPTVQAATETPEAEETVAATQEPSSESTAASGTEEGLCDLLSYDPATIDVNIPDNTLMTPGQEFIKTWRVKNAGTCPWGAGYALTFTGTGDKMAGQFIAFTEVIQPGQEVEVSIQFKAPSAVGQYVSTWTMTNPKNVTFPEAIYVKIIVQ
- a CDS encoding uroporphyrinogen decarboxylase family protein — encoded protein: MNSRTDILSLLNGNKLSAPPAFSGLIHVTEKGLASEGLTLREVHHDAGKIARAAASTFKSTGIPSATLPLDLCLPAELLGAELDFASEGFPQVKKAVFDSVKDLATESTENLRIGRIAGERLETERLETGRLGIGLEAIRLVKQDIGAEVVISGMIPGPYTLLLYLCNPKNLFIEMKREPQAVLDALFHLSSFLARIGNACREAGADFITIHDMGGSPGFIGPAKYEQFVLPSEKDLIERLPSPRVLSVCGNVSKSLGLLNQTGAEAISLDQTVNLAEARAALTDAMLFGNLDPVALLSKGEEAEVGEAVQRSKEAGVDAVWPGCDLVPSTPLGNIRAMVEGASHL
- a CDS encoding NBR1-Ig-like domain-containing protein, translated to MKPINFKKGFLLAIALATILACGSFSTSSPQPAETLNALYTSAAETLGAMSTQAANTVTPGQTVTVTLSIPTSSVTPFSTFTNVPPIQITKCDAAAFVTDVTFPDGAVVGRGSAFTKIWRFKNVGTCTWTKSYAIVYVSGEKFGASNSVPMPVQVAPGQTVDIPLNLTAPGSDGRYRGNWKLQNASGVLFGVGTNSESNFYVDVTVSGYTLAVYDFFANYCDAVWRSETKNLGCPGTEGDNRGFVRALNSPKMEDGVSRGDALLTYPNKSGTGFITGKFPNFNVKNGDRFQALIGCQRGATDCNVIFRLQYQIGNGDVKTLAQWQEVYEGLYYPVSVDLSALRGEKVKFILTVLANGTSHDDFAMWVYPRITRQSSDPATSTFTPTPSQTLTVTPTSTVTSTPSETPTVTVTPTATETPTETPTATP
- the queG gene encoding tRNA epoxyqueuosine(34) reductase QueG; the protein is MTQDLKQIIQHKARQLGFVLAGVTLPEPPPHFSTFEQWLAQGHHGNMNYLATENARTRRADPKQILPECKSILVLATAYPSPSGRGQGEGEIQIASYARGEDYHNILPPRMEELVQFIERQVERPIKNRYYTDTGPILERDLAQRAGIGWIGKNSCLINPKQGSYFFISEIFLDLELEPDPPFVTDHCGTCTRCITACPTDCILPNRTLDATRCISYLTIELKDDIPIELRDKIGNWVFGCDICQMVCPWNRFAPAGDSAFVDDEPLPSPTGELTLTPEAFNRRFKRTPISRAKRRGYLRNIAVALGNTADMHALPVLQTALNHDEPMVREHAHWAIEQINKRESSNL
- a CDS encoding lysophospholipid acyltransferase family protein is translated as MTFRIVRSFIRLLMKLIADIKVYGMENIPEGNLIGAANHLGRLDTAVLLAVLDREDIIMPVAEKYKNHWLFGPIGRATNAIWLNRFEADFSALREILARTKEGGLLVIAPEGTRSKTEALQEAKLGVAFLASKSGFPVVPVAVTGTEDRLIVENLKRLRRSRIVVHVGQPYKIEIPKGVGREQALREATDDLMCRIAAMLPEKYRGFYADHPRLKELLNQP
- a CDS encoding thiolase domain-containing protein; translation: MRPVAILGIGQTQIGEHWDKSLREIGGEAAFAAMQNAGVDNVDSLFVGNMLSSTVSGQNQLGAFFADWIGLWKQEAVRLEAACASGAAALRSALMAVAAGDIDSALVVGVEKMTDKAGHDVTSALATAADADYELEQGISFVGLNALIMRRYMHEFGWKHEDFAPFSINAHANAMHNPFARLHEKITVEKFEKSAMVATPINLLDASPTGDGAAAVVIVPAEKVASLSGKPRIVIAGSASATDTIAVHSRKDPLFLSAAYESSKRAYEMANVSPEDIDVFELHDAFSIMAALSLEACGFSERGQGVRLGLDGRISPKGERPVCTRGGLKARGHPVGATGIYQIVEIVQQLRGECGATQVDGARVGMAQNIGGSGATILTHILKAE
- a CDS encoding lysophospholipid acyltransferase family protein, with protein sequence MTLRILRFVIRVLIRLIARVEIHGRENAPPTGGMILAANHLGFLDIVLVYYAIDRTDLFIPVAEKWEKIWWIRALSKPLNLLFVDRFNPDLKAIRKMIALMEDGKCLIIAPEGTRSRVGSLIEGKPGVAYLAARSGFPVTPVGITGTEDKVVLDNLKHFRKSSITLTGGKPFIVPPLPNKDRDAALRNATEEIMCQIAALLPERYRGVYAGHPRVRELSGESK